One Vibrio gallaecicus genomic region harbors:
- the nirB gene encoding nitrite reductase large subunit NirB gives MSQTPTRKTKIVVVGNGMVGHKFIDNLIQDKSDEFDIITFCEESRLAYDRVQLTSYFDEGKGADDLALASEGYYQSNGINYLLNSKVTQLDTDNNQVITDSGHIESYDKLVLATGSFPFVPPIPGNDQEHCHVYRTLDDLDAIELSSKQSKSGVVIGGGLLGLEAANAVKNLGLETHVVEFAPRLMAVQLDDGGGALLRRKIEGLGVQVHTEKATSEIIAGDTARYRMNFADGTHLETDMIVFSAGIRPKDALARSSNITIGERGGIVINDHCQTNIDNVYAVGECALWDNKIFGLVAPGYSMAKVAASHIATNGETESSFTGADMSTKLKLLGVDVASIGEVHGQTEGAQSYTYNDEIEQVYKRLIISADGKKIVGAVLVGDAEAYGTLLQTKQNDMPLPENPAVLILPNVTDDSGSAMGVEALPDTAVICSCFDVTKGDIKQAVSAGCTTMAALKESTNASTGCGGCSALAKQVLDSELSNLGVEVCNDICEHFAYSRQELTDIIRVNKIKSFDELLDSHGQGLGCTVCKPAIGSILASYWNDYILEDQHLELQDTNDIYLGNMQKDGTYSVVPRIAGGEITPDKLIVLGEVAKKFDLYTKITGGQRVDLFGAQLNELPIIWKTLIDAGFETGHAYGKSVRTVKSCVGSTWCRYGVDDSVGLAIRLENRYKGLRSPHKIKFAVSGCTRECAEAQSKDFGIIATDKGWNLYICGNGGMRPRHGDLFATDLDETTLLKYIDRILMFYTRTADRLQRTSVWMENLEGGMDYLKQVVIEDKLGVAAELEADIELNISKYQCEWKTTIENPEKMKRFQHFINSEDMDENVSFITEREQRFPTPLSSSSINKAANDKSEHASNRSEQEKAQRIEITEVS, from the coding sequence ATGAGCCAGACACCTACAAGAAAAACTAAGATTGTTGTCGTTGGAAATGGCATGGTCGGACATAAATTTATCGATAATCTGATTCAAGATAAATCCGATGAATTTGACATCATCACTTTCTGTGAAGAGTCTCGATTAGCTTATGATCGCGTACAACTCACTTCTTACTTTGATGAAGGTAAAGGGGCGGATGATCTCGCCCTAGCCAGTGAAGGTTATTACCAAAGTAACGGAATTAACTACTTACTCAACAGCAAAGTAACTCAGCTTGATACAGACAATAACCAAGTCATCACCGACAGTGGTCATATTGAAAGTTACGACAAGCTAGTACTAGCAACGGGCTCATTCCCATTTGTTCCCCCTATTCCCGGTAATGACCAAGAACATTGTCATGTCTACCGTACTTTAGATGATTTAGATGCCATCGAGTTATCAAGCAAGCAGAGCAAATCAGGCGTGGTAATTGGTGGTGGCTTGCTGGGTCTTGAAGCTGCTAACGCCGTTAAGAACTTAGGGCTAGAAACGCATGTTGTTGAATTCGCGCCTCGCTTAATGGCGGTTCAATTGGATGATGGAGGCGGTGCACTTCTACGCAGAAAGATTGAAGGACTTGGGGTTCAAGTTCATACCGAAAAAGCGACATCAGAAATTATAGCGGGTGACACTGCCCGCTACCGAATGAACTTTGCTGACGGTACTCACCTTGAAACCGATATGATCGTTTTTTCTGCTGGTATCCGCCCTAAAGATGCGCTGGCACGCAGCTCAAACATAACCATTGGGGAACGTGGTGGCATTGTAATTAACGACCATTGCCAAACCAACATCGACAATGTTTACGCCGTTGGTGAATGTGCACTTTGGGACAACAAAATTTTTGGTTTAGTGGCACCCGGCTACTCTATGGCAAAAGTAGCGGCATCACATATTGCAACGAACGGCGAAACTGAATCTAGTTTTACTGGCGCAGATATGAGTACCAAACTCAAATTGCTTGGTGTAGATGTCGCCAGCATTGGTGAAGTTCACGGACAAACTGAAGGCGCGCAGTCATACACCTACAATGATGAAATTGAGCAAGTATATAAGCGTTTAATCATTTCTGCCGACGGCAAGAAAATTGTCGGTGCGGTACTGGTTGGGGATGCCGAGGCTTACGGCACTTTGCTACAAACCAAGCAAAATGATATGCCCCTGCCAGAGAACCCAGCGGTATTGATTCTACCGAATGTGACCGATGATTCGGGCTCCGCTATGGGGGTTGAAGCATTACCAGATACCGCCGTGATTTGTTCATGTTTTGATGTGACCAAAGGCGATATTAAGCAAGCAGTTTCTGCAGGCTGCACCACTATGGCAGCACTAAAAGAATCGACGAATGCTTCAACGGGTTGTGGCGGCTGTTCTGCCTTAGCTAAGCAAGTCTTAGATAGCGAGTTAAGCAATTTAGGCGTAGAAGTGTGTAACGATATTTGTGAGCACTTTGCTTATTCTCGCCAAGAGCTTACCGACATTATTCGAGTCAATAAAATCAAATCATTCGATGAGTTATTGGACTCTCATGGACAAGGTTTAGGCTGTACCGTGTGCAAGCCAGCAATTGGCTCGATACTCGCTTCATATTGGAATGATTACATTCTTGAAGATCAACATCTAGAGCTTCAAGACACCAATGATATTTACCTAGGCAATATGCAAAAAGACGGCACCTACTCTGTCGTTCCTCGTATAGCTGGCGGTGAAATCACCCCAGACAAGCTCATTGTACTAGGTGAAGTGGCGAAGAAATTCGATTTATACACCAAGATCACTGGTGGTCAGCGAGTTGATTTATTTGGAGCTCAACTCAACGAATTACCTATTATTTGGAAAACTCTGATCGATGCTGGTTTTGAAACGGGTCATGCCTACGGAAAATCCGTTCGTACCGTCAAATCATGCGTGGGCAGCACTTGGTGCCGATATGGTGTCGACGATAGTGTTGGCTTAGCTATCAGGCTTGAAAATCGATACAAAGGGCTTCGTTCCCCGCACAAAATCAAATTTGCCGTATCAGGCTGTACCCGCGAATGTGCTGAAGCTCAATCTAAAGATTTTGGGATTATCGCTACAGACAAAGGTTGGAACTTATACATCTGTGGTAATGGCGGCATGCGCCCACGCCATGGCGATCTTTTTGCTACTGATTTAGATGAAACCACTCTTCTTAAATACATTGACCGAATCTTAATGTTTTACACCCGCACAGCCGATCGCTTACAGCGTACATCGGTGTGGATGGAGAATTTAGAAGGCGGTATGGATTACCTCAAACAAGTGGTCATTGAGGACAAACTTGGTGTAGCAGCGGAGTTAGAAGCCGATATCGAACTGAATATCTCTAAATATCAATGCGAATGGAAAACCACCATTGAAAACCCTGAAAAAATGAAGCGATTCCAACACTTCATCAATAGTGAAGATATGGATGAGAACGTCAGTTTTATCACCGAAAGAGAGCAACGCTTCCCAACGCCACTTTCCAG